The Bradyrhizobium sp. CCBAU 051011 DNA segment TCCCGACGCCATTGCAGGCCGTGACATCTAGCTAGCCGACCGCACGCGAGCGACATGGTCTTCGACTATCCGGCGGTTCGCACCCTCGTATTTTGAACAAAAGTAGACGAGTGACCGACGCTCCCCCGCGTGCACTTTCCTTACCTCATGCCAGAACCTACATGTTGTGATAAGCACAGTTCCTAAGTGTGGACGAAACACCTGCAGTTTGCGGTCGGTTGGATACACAACGAACTCACCGCCCTCGAACTCTGTCGTGAGCTGAACAATTACAGAATATTCGAAGTCGGGGTCGCTCTCAGCATCTAAATGGATACCAACAAAGGACCCAGGCGGCATGCGATGCATTTGGCATCGGCGAATCACGTACTCCGATGACGCTCCGAAGATCCTTCTGAGCGCAGAGACCCGCTCTTTTCTTTCCAGTAGTTCGATAATCTGCGCTGAAGCGGTACCATTCACGTTGCTGGGATTATGGCCGGCGTGATCTAGCCGTACTCGTTTCACAAAAACGTTGTGACAATCGCCGGCATCTCCCTTCCGAACCTGTTCTTCTGGAACATCGGACTGAAGCTGATCGATCCTGGTCAACTCGTCCTTGGTGAACAGCGTATCGGGGGCAATCAGGACCGTACCTCTATCTGCCAGCTCTGCACGGTATTCCGCGATGGCATCTTCTGAAAGCAGACCACGTTTATCACTCATTGTGCGCGCCTTTCCGATTCACTCAAATTCGCCTCCTCTAATCCGCGTGCAACGAACGGATCGCCAAATCCCAATTCTCGCCGTCGAAATCCTCTACTTCTATGCTTTCGATCGTCGTTTTATCTAGGCATCGAACATTTACGCTGAATCCTGACGGGTTCGACCGCGGTCGATAAAATGGCTTTACGCCACAAACCCGACAAAACGTATGCCGAGCGATGTGCTTATTGAACTGGTATGTAGTGAGGACGTTTTCGCCGCATTCAATCCTGAGCTTGTCATCGGCAACGAGCATGTGCACAAATCCTGACATTTGGCAGATCGAGCAATTGCACTTCACTGCAGAAATCTCTGCTGGCGCTCGTACGTAGAACTTGACAGATCCACAATGACAGCGGCCGCTGTGCTCCACCTCCGCCCCACTATTTCCGTGAGGCGAACAACTTCCGACTAGATTGCGGCACCACTCTAAGCTGAG contains these protein-coding regions:
- a CDS encoding 2OG-Fe(II) oxygenase, whose product is MSDKRGLLSEDAIAEYRAELADRGTVLIAPDTLFTKDELTRIDQLQSDVPEEQVRKGDAGDCHNVFVKRVRLDHAGHNPSNVNGTASAQIIELLERKERVSALRRIFGASSEYVIRRCQMHRMPPGSFVGIHLDAESDPDFEYSVIVQLTTEFEGGEFVVYPTDRKLQVFRPHLGTVLITTCRFWHEVRKVHAGERRSLVYFCSKYEGANRRIVEDHVARVRSAS